The DNA window TTTAGGGTTAGAAGAAGAAATAGGAAAATTAGAGAAAAATACCCTGGCATTTTGTAATAAAAACCCTGCTTCCCATGTTCTTATTTGGGGTGCCAGAGGATGTGGCAAAAGCTCAATGATAAAAGGAGTACTCACAAAATTTCTCAACCAATTCCATGCTACATTGCGCGTGATTGAAATTGAAAAAAATGATCTGAGTATATTGCCTTTTTTGATCGATACTCTCAGAGAACAGACATTTAGATTTTTAATTTATTGTGATGATTTATCATTTGAAAAGGGGGATCAAAGCTACAAATCTCTTAAAAGCATCCTTGAAGGATCTCTTGAAAAAACTCCCCAAAATATTTTGATGTATGCAACCTCAAACAGACGACACCTTATTGTTGAAGAAGAAAATATTCAAGAAATACATCAAAAAGATGTTTATGATGAAATTATTTCTTTAAGTGACAGATTTGGTCTTAGCATTGGTATTTATGCTTTAGGGACACAAGAATATCTCGCGATTGTAAAAAGTTTGTGCAAGGATAATCAAGAATTTGAAAGTATTAAAAATCCAGCCCTTAATTATGCCGGGATCAAAGGTAATCGTAGCGGAAGAAGTGCAAAAGAGTTTTATAAACTTTATAAAAACGGTATTTTATAAACCATCTCTAAATGCCCTCAAGAATACACTTTGTTTGATTTTTTGCCGGTTAAAAAACATCTGAACTA is part of the Helicobacter sp. 11S03491-1 genome and encodes:
- a CDS encoding ATP-binding protein, whose amino-acid sequence is MKNTLLQNHKHDKVQIFEQNATSRRNKMNLQCDWNQTKACIFRHYEGGYFHPVKEFDYLDTNTLLGLEEEIGKLEKNTLAFCNKNPASHVLIWGARGCGKSSMIKGVLTKFLNQFHATLRVIEIEKNDLSILPFLIDTLREQTFRFLIYCDDLSFEKGDQSYKSLKSILEGSLEKTPQNILMYATSNRRHLIVEEENIQEIHQKDVYDEIISLSDRFGLSIGIYALGTQEYLAIVKSLCKDNQEFESIKNPALNYAGIKGNRSGRSAKEFYKLYKNGIL